The Lolium rigidum isolate FL_2022 chromosome 2, APGP_CSIRO_Lrig_0.1, whole genome shotgun sequence genomic interval CCAGCGCGGAGGGAATCTGTGCGGCTGTGGGGAGCTTCGTGATTCGGAAACAAAGTAGCAGGTATTAAGGCAGAAACAATGGTAATTAAGAATACCATTAaatatgtttcaaaaaaaagaatACCATTAAATACATGGAGGAATACATAATAAATACGCTCGGTGGACGTCAGCAGAACAGACCGGGACAGGAAGCAAAGCTGCTGGCCAGCCTGGCCCATTTATCACACGGTGTTGAAAGTAATTGCTCATGGCCACACAGGATACTGtttgttcatcttcaacctctcgaAGCATCAGGTAAACAAGAAAACTCATGTTGTAATGAAAACTAAACTGAACGATATGCTTGAAGAAAGTGAAAATTGAGCTAGTTTTGGTTGTCATGTAAAAAATCATGAATCGTTCAAAGTTGGAGTGCTTCATATTTGGGAGGTGGAAAATTTAAAGATGGTTTCTTAGGTGTCATCCTGAACAATACTGAGGTAGGAGGTTTGCTTTTTAAAAACTAATGATTTTGCATTTGTTTCAAGAAGGGTGGATAAAAACAAAGAACAATTTGTACAGGTGATCGGGTTTGAGAGATCAATATTATTGAGCCAATAGGAAAATTTGTCACTGTACAACACAAATGTGGAGCAATGTGGGAATAGTTGTTGCAATTAAGCAACAAAGTACTTATAAAATTTGTCCTCCCAAACGGATGGTGCTGCTGCAATACTTTAGTGTTCAACATCCACTGGTTATTTCAAACCGTTTGTTCATAGGTGGCGTTAGGAAACTATTGAACTTTAATTGCTTCAATGATTTGATTTGGGATTATCTCCAAGATGTCTTGTAGATGCATGTGAACAAGGCTATGTGGATCTTGTCAGCGGCAATCTTGTGGAGTTCTATATTTTCACGAACACTTGGGGTGTATGTCAGGGGATCAACAATGCGTATTGTTTTGGTCAACATGCCCCATATGTAAAGACACCGGCATGTTTGTAGGATGACTGGACCATGGAACTGAAATGAAACAAAAAAACTCATGAGAAAGACCAGAGAGAATGTATGCTAAAGGACTAGCTATCATTGAGTATGTCATAGCAATCAGTAATCAACAATAAGCCTATTGAAAACTACACTATAATGTCACAGATGGCAGGTTCATATCTCCCCCAATTCTTCGCAAAGATTAGAACAAATAAGGGGCACCTCTACCTCAAGCTCAACAAGTCATAAAACGTTAAAAACTGCACAAAACAAACTGATAAAATAAAAGCTTTGATCCAGCTCCCGTATAGGCTTTCAAAGATGACAATGAAGTTTCATAATGTACTTGAGTTTATTGGAACCAAACTAACAAGTGCCAAGCTACACGATAAACACTAAGAAACAATTGGCACCACAGATGTGAGAGCAAATTAATCTATCAGATAAGTACTGCAACTTTTCAATCGAAAGATCAGTTAGGGCAGAGAATATTCATATGCTCCAATTATACCGTTGTGATCATATAATAACATGAATGAGATATTAATTTTTGTAGGTCATATGGAAGGGGCAACAATTTGTCTTCTAATTCAGCTAGCTGAACCGCCAGGAAACCTTTCCCCCTTTTAATACCTTCCTCGGGGTGACATGTTGATAATTAGTATATATTACAGGATTCAGTCAAATATGCGATGATGTAGAAAATGTAGGTAAAAACTGTAGATAGGATGCTCACATCTCAGAGTGGTTACTCGAAGTTTACACCGTTGAAGTGTCTTGCAATGTGAATTATGCAGATTAAAGACTCCTCCCTGTATTAGTGGAGGGTAAAAAGCAAAAAATAAGTACAGGTGTTGCTGAGGGTTTTAAATTTTTGGCATTAGATTCTCACTCGGTGAATCATGTTGACTGGATGAGGTGGGTATTTATTCTTCAAGTTGGTGCATTGAACTTGCCATGAAGAGAAAAAATTGTAGATACACATGAAAAGAGCCATATGGATCGTCTGCCATGGTCTGGTGCAATCTTTTCTTTTCAGGGCAAGATGGGAGGGGATCGAAAATGTTGATACATTTGTTGAGCAATGAGCAATGACTGGGACATGAAACTGAATAAAAGATGGTTCATAATTTACTTGTTCGGTCATATAACATGTAAAAGTTGGGCCCAAGGAAAAAACCGAGCAGTGTGTCATACCAGCCTACAGTTTGCAATGTTTTGCTTCACATTTGGAGTTGTGAAGTGAGCTTGTATTGCTGCAAGTTCCCACATTTTATCGCCAGCCAGGACGTTTGTCTGTGATAGGTGAAAAAGTGATGACCAGAACCTaatcttcctcttttcatctaGAACAGTGCATGTAGTGTGTTTGTCGATTGACCATTTGCTGAAGTGTAGTTTCAGTTCGGCTAAGTCAGGTAGCTTTAGCAAAGCTCCAAATCCTATCTCTTGTAGTAGATAGCACTTttattcaaaaaattctgaaatgacAGAGACAACCTTCTAAATAGATGTGCCTGAAGTTGCTGATGGACAAGTTGCATTGCTGCTGTGGGCCTCGTCCAGTTCTTCTGCATCAGAATCATCATCTGGAATGTTGGCGCTGGTGTTGCACCTACCATTGTTATCTTGAAAATTCCAGATCAAGCTTGAAGAGATGCATGCCTGGTGACCAAGTATTCTGCAGCTAACACCATGGTGGTTCATATTAGTAGCTCCCAAATCCTGACACATTAAGCCATGGAACATAGAATGAGAAGAACAGCTGACAGCATAGCAATCCCCACGAGCAGGATGGTCCTGTGGTCAGCCTGAGCCTGAAGAAGAATGTCCTCTGCTTGAACACCTGGTCGGAGCTGATTAGCAGCGGCAACTGCAAAGATGTGACCCTAACGAGGTCGGATGTAGTCGACGTGGGCCTCCTCCCATTCCTAGAATCTGCATCCACCCGGCTGTGTGTACACACATTAAAATCAGATATGAAATACCATGTTTATTTGGTAAGGGTGGTGCCAATGTCCTGTACATCAAATGAAAAAAGGAGGAGAGAAACTTACTCCGTGTTAATGGCACTTGTAGAAATGCCTCATCGCCGGGGGtcttggcggaggaggaagagctcGCCATCTGCTGTTCTTGGACGAGGCGGGGCGACGAGGACGCGGACAGCTCGCTGGGTGGATTGGGTTTGATTTTGgggattagcaagctctaggacaGGATCAATGGGAAAGGAGCGAGGAGGGGAAGGGGATCTGAGGAGGAAGACAACACGTCTATTTGTGATGACGTCACGGAGTGGGTCCCATGATGTTCAATACGAGGATGGAATACGAGAACAAGTAGTATCGTACGATACTGGGACAGATCGAGACAGTCCATTAGTTAGGCGGGGGACGGTGAGATTCAAGGGAGGGTCGTCGCTGGGTGCTCCACCATATTTTCGGGTATCAGTACTCCTATATTGTATGTTGGTCTGTAGTACGTGCGTGTCTTGCTCGGGAATGGTATGTGTGTGTACCAGTGTATGTACGTAAATCTCTATCAGTCCTATCACACAACCAATTAAACTGACCGTCTGAAGCACATGTGCCATGATTGATGCCTCGTATTGAACTGCCTGCTCTGACTAGAGAGAGAAAATAATCGTAATGCAGCAGTGTTTTCCTGGTGTTACTTTTTTTCCTGGTGTTACTTGCAGTGGTTTAGTTGCGGCTGATT includes:
- the LOC124693279 gene encoding uncharacterized protein LOC124693279; the protein is MVGATPAPTFQMMILMQKNWTRPTAAMQLVHQQLQAHLFRSKWSIDKHTTCTVLDEKRKIRFWSSLFHLSQTNVLAGDKMWELAAIQAHFTTPNVKQNIANCRLFHVPVIAHCSTNVSTFSIPSHLALKRKDCTRPWQTIHMALFMCIYNFFSSWQVQCTNLKNKYPPHPVNMIHRGGVFNLHNSHCKTLQRCKLRVTTLRFPWSSHPTNMPVSLHMGHVDQNNTHC